In Dasypus novemcinctus isolate mDasNov1 chromosome 10, mDasNov1.1.hap2, whole genome shotgun sequence, one DNA window encodes the following:
- the LOC101420103 gene encoding olfactory receptor 52H1-like yields MVATLNFSSFNPGPFILVGIPGLEQFHVWIGIPFFVIYFVALAGNGMLLYLIAMDHSLHEPMFFFLSMLASADLILCTTCVPKTLGIFWFGAKEITFPGCLTQLFFIHFSFFLDSAILLAMAFDRYMAICSPLRYTSVLTPRTIVKIMVGIVSRSFSIMIPVVFLVKRLPFCRTRLIPHTYCEHIGVARLSCADISINIWYGFALPLMIAFSDLILIIISYTLILHAVFHLPSRDARQKALSTCGSHVTVILIFYTPAMFSVLTHRFGHNISHTFHIMLANLFVAIPPALNPIIYGVKTKQIKDKVILLFLPKGNQ; encoded by the coding sequence ATGGTGGCCACATTGAATTTCAGCAGTTTCAATCCAGGCCCCTTTATTCTGGTAGGGATTCCAGGGCTGGAGCAGTTCCACGTTTGGATTGGGATTCCCTTCTTTGTCATCTACTTCGTGGCCCTTGCAGGTAACGGCATGCTTCTTTACCTCATAGCAATGGACCACAGCCTCCACGAGCCCATGTTCTTCTTCCTCTCTATGCTGGCCTCTGCAGACCTCATATTATGTACAACATGCGTCCCCAAAACCCTTGGCATATTTTGGTTTGGAGCTAAGGAAATCACATTTCCTGGCTGTCTCACCCAGTTATTCTTTATCCACTTCAGCTTTTTTCTTGACTCAGCAATCTTGTTGGCCATGGCATTTGATCGTTACATGGCAATTTGTTCCCCCTTAAGATACACTAGTGTCCTAACACCTAGAACAATTGTCAAGATCATGGTGGGCATCGTCAGTCGGAGCTTCAGTATCATGATTCCTGTTGTTTTCCTGGTGAAGCGTTTGCCCTTCTGCAGGACACGCCTTATCCCTCACACATACTGCGAGCATATAGGTGTGGCCCGGCTATCCTGTGCTGATATCTCCATCAACATCTGGTATGGGTTTGCTCTGCCTTTAATGATTGCTTTCTCAGACCTGATTCTCATTATTATTTCCTACACTCTCATTCTTCATGCCGTCTTCCACCTTCCATCCAGAGATGCCCGCCAGAAGGCCCTCAGCACCTGTGGCTCCCATGTCACTGTCATTCTCATATTCTACACACCAGCCATGTTCTCTGTCCTTACTCACCGCTTTGGCCACAATATTTCTCACACCTTTCACATCATGCTTGCCAACCTCTTTGTGGCCATCCCTCCGGCACTCAACCCCATCATTTATGGAGTGAAGACAAAGCAGATCAAAGATAAGGTCATCCTTCTATTCCTTCCTAAAGGAAATCAGTGA